One region of Eupeodes corollae chromosome 1, idEupCoro1.1, whole genome shotgun sequence genomic DNA includes:
- the LOC129942346 gene encoding WASH complex subunit 3-like — MAKLGSVPQHSAYGQSDVVVSLCSLGVVICMVLAVLGIKLRWFKKRIHFDQIPTTGSSGSDINGQVFLRRTSRNFQEQFSEPVVAQGIFRKKLDEDDIIERPKSLPPVRVRKTSTSLTTFGPPKRFTIPSTVVEEPVVIPPPPPPLPPSASSASLATLGGPGRQTSTEEKVNFAPSVEIIPNGNTPRETEPLHEEDAPISRQLSGRKQTGYTRPSDDIIAELQKLSDEVTKKEKEKDAPPEPLPRSFVPEKPREKFIKNTSRNVRPNEESQNSEDEQISPQKLSQRRLTGIFPSADEEPRNYSDLSSDNDEDDDDVFSNQKPSNKVVFQVDYAEDDRKSPSPPPPSTKSTVQPPLLFVTQVSNDDENESESSDSWSAIQRHRNLTQEINDQREVRSTEDEFHSAPPKIEHPPSPTQPDQPKPRTMRDMKRNNARNDLLLNSERDYNEI, encoded by the exons ATGGCTAAACTAGGATCAGTTCCTCAACATTCTGCTTAtg gtcaATCTGATGTCGTGGTGTCGCTTTGTTCGTTGGGTGTTGTGATATGCATGGTGCTGGCCGTTTTGGGAATAAAATTACGCTGGTTTAAAAAACGAATTCATTTTGATCAGATTCCGACGACCGGAAGCAGTGGATCAGACATTAATGGTCAAGTGTTCTTAAGAAGAACTTCTCGTAATTTCCAAGAGCAA TTTAGTGAGCCTGTGGTGGCTCAAGGAATATTTCGGAAGAAATTAGATGAAGATGACATTATAGAGCGACCTAAATCTTTACCAC CTGTTCGTGTTCGAAAAACCTCTACGAGTTTGACTACTTTTGGACCTCCGAAGAGATTTACCATACCCAGCACAGTAGTGGAAGAACCTGTGGTCATTCCACCTCCCCCTCCACCATTACCACCGTCAGCTTCATCCGCTTCACTAGCGACTTTAGGTGGACCTGGCAGACAAACATCGACAGAAGAAAAAGTCAACTTTGCCCCATCGGTTGAAATCATCCCAAATGGAAACACACCCAGAGAAACCGAACCGTTGCATGAAGAAGATGCTCCCATCAGCAGACAATTGAGCGGACGAAAACAGACGGGGTATACAAGGCCATCGGATGATATAATTGCAGAACTTCAAAAATTGTCTGATGAAGTGACtaaaaaagagaaagagaaagatgcACCACCTGAACCACTACCCAGGAGTTTTGTACCGGAGAAACCAAGAGAGAAATTCATAAAGAATACTTCTAGGAACGTAAGACCTAATGAAGAATCCCAGAACTCAGAAGATGAGCAAATAAGTCCTCAGAAACTAAGTCAGCGTCGTTTGACAGGAATATTTCCATCAGCTGACGAGGAGCCAAGGAATTATTCAGATCTTTCTTCTGACAAtgacgaagatgatgatgatgttttcaGTAATCAAAAACCATCCAATAAAGTCGTTTTTCAAGTTGACTATGCCGAAGATGACCGTAAATCTCCCTCTCCACCACCACCATCAACCAAATCCACTGTACAACCACCGTTACTTTTTGTCACACAAGTCTCCAACGACGACGAAAATGAGTCAGAGTCATCGGATAGTTGGTCAGCCATACAGAGGCATAGAAATTTAACTCAAGAAATCAACGATCAGCGAGAAGTAAGATCAACGGAAGACGAATTTCATTCTGCCCCACCAAAAATTGAACATCCTCCATCGCCAACACAACCAGATCAACCTAAACCAAGAACAATGCGGGATATGAAGCGAAACAATGCAAGGAATGATTTATTATTGAATAGCGAAAGAGACTACAATGAAATCTAG